The DNA window GTCACGGTCTGCAAATTCCCGAACGTGCAGCGCAACAACGGGGCGACGGTGAGAGTCCACCAGTTTCGACATGCCCAGGCATTCGATAGCAAACAGCAAGTTTGTTGTGAGAATTATATCGGGTGACTACAATGAAAGGATTTGCCAGCGCCCCGTTCGGGGTGCGGCTTTCCAACCATTGGAGCAGCATGAGTTCCTGGACTCTCACCATCGCCGATCCACGCAAGCTGCTGGATGCGGCCACCGTTTCCCTCATCGATACCGACGTTGCATTCGTCCTTGGCTACCTCGACCGGTTCCTCGACTGGCAGGGCACACTCGACGTGCAAGTCAACATCAAGACTTATGCCGATCTGAAGAGTGAATTGGGATGGGATATCGACGGTATCTTTGCTGCCACGGAAATGGGGTGGTATGCGCGCGATGGCAAGTTATTCAAGAGCAACCTGGTCGAGATGGCCGGTGGCGCCGACCCGAACGGCACTGCTCCCGATGCCGGTTTCACGATCTATCTCGGCAAGGACGGCACGATGCGCAGTTACGGCACGCCGGTCTGGCTCGATCCCGACCCGGCCTTCCACGCCGGGCCGTCCGTACCGGCGGGAGGACACGACCTCGTGTCCATCGCCCTGCATGAAATGCTGCATACGCTGGCATTCGACCAGGCGGACTTTGCCACCGGCACGCTCGGCAGCAAGGTCACGTTCCTCGATGGCGCCTACTGGTTCAGCGGCGAGGCCACCGTCGCGCTGCTGGGCGGACCGCTCCCGTTCGATGCCAGCGGCCACATCATCAGCTCGCGCACGCCGCACTACGGCGTCAGCGGGGTGAACAGCGATTGGGGCAATTACGACCAGAACCGCTGGGATATCGGGCGGATCGAACTGGCGGTCCTGCAGGATCTCGGGTTCGACGTCCAGCTGCCGCCGGACGGCCTGCCCTATGCCGACCTGGACGACAAGGCGCCACGCCTTGCCGGCACCGCGGGGGACGATCTGCTGTACGGCGACTACCAGGCCAACGAGCTGCGTGGCGGCACGGGCAACGACCTGCTGGAAGGTGGCGCGGGCAACGATACCCTGGACGGCGGAACGGGCCTGGACACGGCGCTGTATGCGGGCGCCGCCGCCGGGTTCGACGTGCGGCAGCACAGTGGCGTCACCACGGTTATCGACAAGGCCGGCGCGGAAGGCCGCGACCTCCTGGCCGGTATCGAACGCATCCAGTTCGACGACAGCGCCCGGGCCTTCGACACCGCGGGCACTGCCGGCATGGCGTACCGCATCTACCAGGCTGCCTTCGACCGCGCGCCGGATCACGCCGGCCTCGGTTACTGGATCGACCGGATGGACCATGGCGCGACATTGGACGAGCTGGCGACGAACTTCATCCTGAGCACCGAGTTCCGCGACCTGTACGGCGCGGATCTGGCAGCCGGCGCATACATCACCCAGCTGTACGACAACGTGCTGCATCGCGCGCCGGACAGCACCGGCTACGATTTCTGGCTGTCCGCGCTCATCGGCAACGGTAACGGCAACGATACGCTGGCCACCCGCGCCGGCATCCTGGCCCGGTTCAGTGAAAGCCCCGAAAACGTGGGCCAGGTGGCCGAAGCGATCGGCGCCGGCATTGCGTACCTGCCGTGGGGCGCCTGACCCGAAGGTGGCGGGCGATGAGGGGGGGGATCAGGCCGCGGTTGCCAGCGGGGTTTCCGCCCATTTTTCCTTGATGGCGCAAATCGCCGGCAACAGGCCCACGAACAGGTCCACCAGTTGCGGATCGAATTGCACGCCGCGCTGCTTCTGCAGCAAGTCCACCGCTTCCTGCACCGGCCACGCCTTCTTGTACGGGCGTTCCGATGTCAGCGCGTCGAACACGTCGGCGATCGCGCAAATGCGGCCTTCGAGCGGGATCGCCTCGCCGGCCAGGCCGTTCGGATAGCCGCTGCCGTCCCATTTCTCGTGGTGCGTCAGCGCGATGTTGCGCGCCAGCTTCAGCATGCCGTGCGCGTGTTCGCCGATGATGTCGGCGCCGATCGTGGCATGGGTTTTCATGACGGCCCACTCGTCCGGGTCCAGCGGGCCGGGTTTCTGCAGGATACGGTCGGGAATGCCGATCTTGCCCACGTCGTGCATCGGCGCCGCATGCAGCAGGTCGTCCGCCTCGGCCTCGTTCATGCCCGCGGCCACGCCCAGCAGGCGTGCGTAATGGCTCATGCGGATCACGTGCATGCCGGTTTCGTTGTCCTTGTATTCCGACGCCAGGCCCAGGCGCTGCACGATTTCCAGCCGGCTGTCCTTCAGCTCGTCCATCCGCACCAGCGACAGGTGGGTGCGCACGCGGGCGCGCACGATCGGCGCGCTGACCGGCTTCGTGATGTAGTCCACGGCGCCGGCATCGAAGCCGCGCACCTCGTCTTCCGGATCGGTCAGCGCGGTCACGAAGATCACCGGGATCGACGCCGTGGCGGGATCGGCCTTCAGCGTGCGGCATACCTCGTGGCCCGTCATGCCGGGCATCATGACGTCGAGCAGGATCAGCGAAGGGTGCTCCTGGCGCGCCAGGTCCAGCGCCCGTGCGCCATCCTTTGCGAACAGCAGCCGGTAGTGGTCCTGCAGGATCTGGCGCAGCAGCTGCAGGTT is part of the Pseudoduganella lutea genome and encodes:
- a CDS encoding DUF4214 domain-containing protein, giving the protein MSSWTLTIADPRKLLDAATVSLIDTDVAFVLGYLDRFLDWQGTLDVQVNIKTYADLKSELGWDIDGIFAATEMGWYARDGKLFKSNLVEMAGGADPNGTAPDAGFTIYLGKDGTMRSYGTPVWLDPDPAFHAGPSVPAGGHDLVSIALHEMLHTLAFDQADFATGTLGSKVTFLDGAYWFSGEATVALLGGPLPFDASGHIISSRTPHYGVSGVNSDWGNYDQNRWDIGRIELAVLQDLGFDVQLPPDGLPYADLDDKAPRLAGTAGDDLLYGDYQANELRGGTGNDLLEGGAGNDTLDGGTGLDTALYAGAAAGFDVRQHSGVTTVIDKAGAEGRDLLAGIERIQFDDSARAFDTAGTAGMAYRIYQAAFDRAPDHAGLGYWIDRMDHGATLDELATNFILSTEFRDLYGADLAAGAYITQLYDNVLHRAPDSTGYDFWLSALIGNGNGNDTLATRAGILARFSESPENVGQVAEAIGAGIAYLPWGA
- a CDS encoding response regulator, whose product is MKQNSPLPLVLVVDDEASNLQLLRQILQDHYRLLFAKDGARALDLARQEHPSLILLDVMMPGMTGHEVCRTLKADPATASIPVIFVTALTDPEDEVRGFDAGAVDYITKPVSAPIVRARVRTHLSLVRMDELKDSRLEIVQRLGLASEYKDNETGMHVIRMSHYARLLGVAAGMNEAEADDLLHAAPMHDVGKIGIPDRILQKPGPLDPDEWAVMKTHATIGADIIGEHAHGMLKLARNIALTHHEKWDGSGYPNGLAGEAIPLEGRICAIADVFDALTSERPYKKAWPVQEAVDLLQKQRGVQFDPQLVDLFVGLLPAICAIKEKWAETPLATAA